One Ananas comosus cultivar F153 linkage group 1, ASM154086v1, whole genome shotgun sequence DNA window includes the following coding sequences:
- the LOC109706519 gene encoding NAC domain-containing protein 35 produces the protein MSGDDDGKDAHENDLVMPGFRFHPTEEELIEFYLRRKVEGKRFNVELITFLDLYRYDPWELPAFAAIGEKEWFFYVPRDRKYRNGDRPNRVTASGYWKATGADRMIRAENSRSIGLKKTLVFYSGKAPKGIRTSWIMNEYRLPQNETDHYQKAEISLCRVYKRAGVDDHNHLSSHTSTKPTSSRANGLDKKFSSSCHLPASFETFRGDSSSSTAIEKARKVHISGNNNTNLPTPIYKPTTLYGSTSASVASLSSTTSTEEDGSTSLYGHSKNTNSLVSTYSLINLTSPSMASTPIDELNRLVGYNQTYNNQLLNNQLLPLQQQQAQMLPLNSMSMSLSSISDKLWEWNALPHDAARDLH, from the exons ATGAGTGGAGACGACGATGGCAAGGATGCTCATGAGAACGATCTCGTGATGCCGGGGTTTCGCTTCCACCCTACTGAAGAGGAGCTGATCGAGTTCTACCTCCGCAGAAAGGTCGAGGGCAAGCGCTTCAACGTCGAGCTTATCACCTTCCTCGACCTCTACCGCTACGACCCATGGGAGCTCCCTG CATTTGCAGCAATTGGGGAGAAAGAGTGGTTCTTCTATGTCCCTAGAGATCGAAAGTATAGGAACGGAGATCGACCCAACCGCGTGACCGCATCGGGCTACTGGAAGGCCACTGGAGCCGACCGGATGATCCGAGCCGAAAACAGCCGGTCGATCGGATTGAAGAAGACCCTTGTGTTCTACTCAGGGAAGGCTCCCAAGGGCATCAGGACCAGTTGGATCATGAACGAGTACCGATTGCCGCAGAACGAAACCGACCATTACCAGAAG GCCGAGATTTCCTTATGCCGGGTCTACAAGCGAGCCGGTGTCGACGACCACAATCACCTCTCTAGCCACACTTCCACAAAGCCAACCTCCTCGAGAGCGAACGGACTCGACAAAAAGTTCAGCTCATCTTGCCATCTACCTGCGAGCTTTGAAACCTTTCGAGGCGACTCTTCATCATCGACCGCCATAGAAAAAGCTCGCAAAGTGCATATAAGTGGAAACAACAACACCAACTTGCCCACACCCATATACAAACCCACTACTCTCTACGGATCAACGTCGGCGTCGGTTGCTTCATTGAGCTCGACAACATCGACGGAGGAAGATGGAAGCACTTCTCTCTACGGCCACTCGAAGAACACAAACAGTTTGGTTTCCACATACTCCCTCATTAACCTAACTTCTCCCTCCATGGCCTCAACCCCCATTGATGAGCTAAATAGGTTAGTAGGATACAACCAAACCTACAATAACCAGTTACTAAACAACCAGCTCCTTCCATTGCAACAACAACAAGCCCAGATGCTTCCGCTTAACTCGATGTCGATGTCGTTGTCTTCGATTTCGGATAAGCTTTGGGAATGGAATGCTCTTCCTCATGATGCAGCAAGGGATTTACACTAG